In Spirochaeta thermophila DSM 6578, the following proteins share a genomic window:
- the thiI gene encoding tRNA uracil 4-sulfurtransferase ThiI: MRKVFIVMCGELTLKGENKGFFEETLKRNILQRIGGDVQIEHKHQRFYIACSPDRESRVREALGSTFGIVKYAPALELPKEMEAIKGAALLLAREAVETTGTTVFKIEAKRTDKSFPLTSYDIAKELGALLLEHDPRLSVRMTRPDWSIKVEIRDKAYLFWEEVPGPGGLPVGSSGTGMLLLSGGIDSPVAGYLMAKRGLSLHAAYFHTYPYTSDDARKKVETLAAILSRWTGRVVLHVVPFTEAQIHINRHARKNEITLHMRAAMVRIATILAGRVGASCLITGESLGQVASQTAESMRFTQHTTDLPIFRPLVGMDKQEIIALARRIGTFETSILPYADCCTLFSPEHPLIRPHFEPMREAYKTLEIDPHLREAADKAEHLVFELGQQREKA; this comes from the coding sequence ATGAGGAAGGTGTTCATCGTGATGTGCGGCGAACTCACCCTCAAGGGCGAGAACAAGGGTTTCTTCGAGGAGACGCTCAAGAGGAATATACTCCAACGCATCGGTGGAGACGTCCAGATCGAGCACAAACACCAGCGGTTCTACATCGCCTGCAGCCCCGATCGGGAGAGCAGAGTGAGAGAGGCTCTCGGCTCGACCTTCGGGATCGTGAAATACGCACCCGCCCTCGAGCTTCCCAAGGAGATGGAGGCCATAAAGGGAGCCGCCCTCCTCCTGGCCCGGGAGGCGGTAGAGACCACGGGGACTACCGTCTTCAAGATAGAGGCCAAGCGTACCGACAAGAGCTTCCCCCTCACCTCCTACGACATCGCAAAAGAACTCGGCGCCCTCCTCCTCGAACACGATCCCAGACTCTCCGTTCGGATGACCCGCCCCGACTGGAGCATCAAGGTGGAGATCAGGGACAAGGCCTACCTCTTCTGGGAAGAAGTGCCCGGTCCCGGGGGCCTGCCGGTGGGATCGAGCGGGACCGGCATGCTCCTCCTCTCGGGCGGCATCGACTCCCCGGTGGCCGGCTATCTCATGGCCAAGAGAGGCCTCTCCCTCCACGCCGCCTACTTCCACACCTATCCCTACACCTCGGACGACGCCCGCAAGAAGGTGGAAACCCTCGCCGCCATCCTGAGCCGGTGGACGGGGCGGGTGGTGCTCCACGTGGTACCCTTCACCGAGGCCCAGATCCACATCAATCGGCATGCCCGGAAGAACGAGATCACCCTCCACATGCGGGCAGCCATGGTCCGCATCGCCACCATCCTCGCCGGACGCGTGGGTGCATCCTGCCTCATCACGGGAGAAAGCCTGGGACAGGTTGCGAGTCAGACCGCAGAGAGCATGAGGTTCACCCAACACACCACCGATCTGCCCATCTTCCGCCCCCTCGTGGGGATGGACAAGCAGGAGATCATCGCCCTCGCGCGGCGAATCGGAACCTTCGAGACATCCATCCTCCCCTATGCGGACTGTTGCACGCTCTTCTCTCCGGAACATCCTCTCATCCGGCCTCACTTCGAACCGATGAGAGAGGCCTATAAAACGCTCGAGATCGACCCACACCTCAGGGAAGCTGCAGACAAGGCCGAACACCTCGTCTTCGAGCTTGGACAGCAGCGTGAGAAGGCATAA
- the hisH gene encoding imidazole glycerol phosphate synthase subunit HisH yields the protein MRDVDVVVVDYEAGNLRSVETALSALGVRYVVSGDPEVVRRAGRVVVPGVGEARACMGVLRERGLDEALREVVERGGPFLGICIGCQLVLEFSEERETDTLGFLRGRVVRFPSLPGLKVPHMGWNGVEQVKPHPLFEGIPSGASFYFVHSYYPVPEEKESIVATTEYGVRFASAFAKDNLFAVQFHPEKSGPYGLRLLENFFSL from the coding sequence ATGCGGGATGTCGACGTGGTGGTGGTGGATTACGAGGCCGGGAACCTGAGGTCGGTGGAGACGGCCCTCTCGGCTCTGGGCGTGCGGTACGTGGTGAGCGGGGATCCGGAGGTGGTGCGGCGCGCGGGCCGGGTGGTGGTGCCGGGGGTGGGGGAGGCGAGGGCGTGTATGGGGGTGTTGAGGGAGCGGGGGCTGGATGAGGCGTTGCGGGAGGTGGTGGAGCGGGGGGGTCCCTTCCTGGGAATCTGCATAGGGTGCCAGCTGGTGCTCGAGTTCTCCGAAGAGCGGGAGACCGATACGCTGGGCTTCCTCAGGGGGCGCGTGGTGCGATTCCCCTCCCTACCCGGGCTCAAGGTGCCGCACATGGGGTGGAACGGGGTGGAACAGGTGAAACCGCATCCGCTCTTCGAGGGTATCCCCTCCGGTGCATCGTTCTACTTCGTGCATTCCTACTATCCCGTCCCGGAGGAGAAGGAATCCATCGTGGCCACCACGGAGTACGGCGTGCGCTTCGCCTCGGCGTTCGCAAAGGATAATCTCTTCGCCGTGCAGTTTCACCCTGAGAAGTCGGGTCCCTACGGGCTCAGGCTCCTCGAGAACTTTTTCAGTCTCTAG
- the hisF gene encoding imidazole glycerol phosphate synthase subunit HisF, giving the protein MFKKRIIVCLDVKDGKTTKGVKFKGNVDIGDPVEMARRYYEQGVDELVFYDITASAERRKIMIDVVARVAEQIFIPFAVGGGIGSVEDMRAVLLAGAEKVSVNSQAVRNPAVIEEGAGLFGSQCVVLGMDVLKDPSMPSGYRVVIDGGRTPTDLDALEWARKAEQLGAGEIVLNSIDADGTQEGYELVVTRMISEAVGIPVVASGGAGRPEHLRDVFAEAKADAALIASMVHYGTYTIPGIKRYLASEGIPVRMDGIPSEA; this is encoded by the coding sequence ATGTTCAAGAAGCGCATCATCGTGTGCCTCGATGTGAAGGATGGAAAGACCACCAAAGGGGTGAAGTTCAAGGGGAACGTGGACATCGGGGACCCGGTGGAGATGGCGAGGCGCTACTACGAGCAGGGGGTCGATGAGCTCGTGTTCTACGACATCACCGCCTCTGCAGAGCGCAGGAAGATCATGATCGACGTGGTGGCACGGGTGGCAGAGCAGATCTTCATCCCCTTTGCCGTGGGGGGAGGGATCGGCTCGGTGGAGGACATGAGGGCGGTGCTTCTCGCCGGGGCGGAGAAGGTGAGCGTGAACAGCCAGGCGGTGCGCAATCCTGCCGTCATAGAGGAAGGAGCCGGCCTCTTCGGGAGCCAGTGCGTGGTATTGGGGATGGACGTGCTCAAGGACCCCTCAATGCCCTCGGGGTATCGCGTGGTGATCGACGGAGGAAGGACCCCCACCGATCTCGATGCCCTCGAGTGGGCGAGGAAGGCCGAACAGTTGGGAGCAGGTGAGATCGTGCTCAACTCCATCGATGCCGATGGGACACAGGAGGGGTATGAACTGGTGGTCACGCGGATGATCTCGGAGGCGGTGGGTATCCCGGTGGTGGCCTCGGGAGGAGCCGGACGTCCCGAACACCTCAGAGATGTCTTCGCAGAGGCAAAGGCGGATGCTGCCCTCATCGCCTCGATGGTGCACTACGGGACGTACACCATCCCCGGGATCAAGCGGTACCTCGCCTCTGAGGGGATTCCCGTCCGGATGGACGGCATCCCTTCGGAAGCCTGA
- a CDS encoding FmdB family zinc ribbon protein — protein MPTYEYECTSCGHVFEAFQSISEEPIRECPECGNTVRRLISGGTGIIFKGSGFYVTDSKKSSSSKPEKKEEKKAKDSAA, from the coding sequence ATGCCCACGTACGAATACGAGTGTACGAGTTGCGGACATGTGTTCGAGGCCTTTCAATCGATTTCGGAAGAGCCGATACGCGAATGCCCCGAGTGCGGGAATACCGTGAGGCGCCTCATCAGTGGCGGAACAGGGATCATCTTCAAGGGGAGCGGGTTCTATGTGACGGATTCGAAGAAGAGCTCCTCCTCCAAGCCGGAAAAGAAAGAGGAGAAGAAGGCCAAGGACTCTGCAGCGTGA